A region from the Dendropsophus ebraccatus isolate aDenEbr1 chromosome 1, aDenEbr1.pat, whole genome shotgun sequence genome encodes:
- the SEPTIN8 gene encoding septin-8 isoform X3 produces MCETGIGKSTLMNTLFNTTFETEEASHYENGVRLRPRTYELQESNVHLKLTIVDTVGFGDQINKDDSYRSVVDYIDTQFENYLQEELKIRRSLFNFHDSRIHVCLYFITPTGHSLKSLDLVTMKKLDSKVNIIPIIAKADTISKSELHKFKIKIMSELVSNGVQIYQFPTDDDAVAEINSVMNAHLPFAVVGSTEEVKVGNKLVRARQYPWGVVQVENESHCDFVKLREMLIRVNMEDLREQTHTRHYELYRRCKLEEMGFKDTDPDSQPFSLQETYEAKRKEFLEDLHRKEEEMRQMFVNRVKETESELKEKERELQEKFAHLKKIHYDENKKLEDKRKELEEEMNAFNRRKMAVESLQSQSFQATSQQPLKKDKDRKN; encoded by the exons GTGAAACTGGTATTGGGAAATCTACGTTAATGAACACTCTTTTTAACACAACCTTTGAAACGGAAGAGGCCAGCCATTATGAGAATGGAGTGCGACTAAGACCAAGAACCTATGAACTTCAGGAGAGCAACGTGCACCTCAAATTGACAATTGTGGACACTGTGGGGTTTGGTGACCAGATCAACAAAGATGACAG TTACAGGTCAGTCGTTGACTACATTGATACTCAGTTTGAGAATTATCTACAAGAAGAACTGAAAATTCGACGTTCCCTCTTCAACTTCCATGACTCCAGGATACATGTCTGCCTATATTTCATCACCCCGACAGGACACTCTCTAAAATCTTTGGATCTGGTGACAATGAAGAAGCTGGACAGTAAG GTTAATATCATTCCAATAATTGCTAAAGCTGACACAATTTCCAAGAGTGAGCTCCACAAGTTCAAGATCAAGATCATGAGCGAGCTGGTCAGCAATGGTGTCCAGATCTACCAGTTCCCAACTGATGATGATGCTGTGGCAGAGATCAACTCTGTGATGAAT GCCCATCTTCCGTTTGCAGtggtggggagcacagaggaggtgaAAGTTGGGAATAAGCTTGTGAGGGCTAGACAATACCCATGGGGAGTTGTACAAG TTGAAAATGAGAGCCACTGTGACTTTGTAAAACTGAGAGAAATGCTGATCCGAGTCAACATGGAGGACCTTAGAGAGCAGACGCACACTCGCCACTATGAGCTGTACAGGCGCTGCAAGCTAGAAGAGATGGGATTTAAAGACACAGACCCTGACAGCCAGCCATTCAG TCTTCAGGAGACTTATGAAGCCAAAAGAAAAGAATTTCTGGAGGATCTGCATCGGAAAGAGGAAGAAATGCGACAGATGTTTGTGAACAGAGTCAAGGAGACAGAGTCTGAATTAAAGGAGAAGGAACGTGAG CTTCAAGAGAAGTTTGCACATCTAAAGAAGATTCACTATGATGAGAACAAAAAGCTGGAAGATAAGAGGAAGGAGTTAGAAGAAGAGATGAATGCATTCAACAGGAGGAAAATGGCGGTGGAGTCCTTGCAATCGCAGTCATTCCAAGCAACTTCTCAACAGCCTTTAAAGAAGGACAAGGACAGGAAAAA tTAA